A genomic window from Flavobacterium sp. I3-2 includes:
- a CDS encoding PstS family phosphate ABC transporter substrate-binding protein, with protein sequence MKNSFCFILMLGAMLTSCSRKDNAIKMKGSDTEVNLAINLAEKFTELDDDFSISISGGGSGLGITSLLNGQADIANSSRPLSDDEIQQFKDKNIELKTVIFAEDATAFVVHKDLPLDEIDLETLGKILSGEITNWNQVIDIDLPINIYGRQSSSGTHSFVKKKLKIEFSPAAKEMTGNAQIIEGVKADKSGIGYVGAGYVAHDPNANTKIRIVNIKEKPDSIAYSPIDNETINKSLYFFQRPLYQFVLADSWHKVKPFIDFEESELGKKMIEEHGYYIIEK encoded by the coding sequence ATGAAAAATTCTTTTTGCTTCATTTTAATGCTTGGCGCGATGTTAACTTCGTGCAGTCGAAAAGACAACGCCATTAAGATGAAAGGTTCGGATACCGAAGTTAATTTAGCTATTAATCTTGCCGAAAAATTTACAGAACTTGATGACGATTTTAGTATTTCGATTTCTGGTGGTGGTTCTGGTTTAGGGATAACTTCGCTTTTAAACGGTCAAGCCGATATTGCAAATTCTTCACGACCACTTTCTGACGATGAAATCCAACAATTCAAAGATAAAAACATTGAACTTAAAACAGTAATTTTTGCTGAAGATGCCACCGCCTTTGTTGTTCATAAAGATTTACCACTTGATGAAATTGATTTAGAAACATTAGGTAAAATTTTAAGTGGCGAAATCACCAATTGGAACCAAGTGATTGATATTGATTTACCTATAAATATTTACGGCCGTCAATCGAGTTCAGGAACACATTCTTTTGTAAAGAAAAAATTAAAGATTGAATTTTCACCTGCTGCTAAAGAAATGACCGGAAATGCCCAAATTATTGAAGGTGTAAAAGCCGACAAATCTGGAATTGGATATGTTGGTGCTGGTTATGTTGCTCACGACCCAAATGCAAATACAAAAATCAGAATCGTAAACATCAAAGAAAAACCTGATTCTATTGCTTATTCACCAATTGATAACGAAACCATTAATAAAAGTTTGTATTTCTTTCAACGTCCTTTGTATCAATTTGTTTTAGCAGATTCTTGGCATAAAGTAAAACCTTTTATCGATTTTGAAGAAAGTGAATTAGGAAAGAAAATGATAGAAGAACACGGTTATTATATAATTGAAAAATAA
- a CDS encoding molecular chaperone, which yields MKKLLTFFASILTYTTFAQAGLTVSPGKLYFYENSKIPVTQKVSITNPTTKTLEIGVSINDWNYDKSGSNHIADFNTLKESCSPWIQITPNTFFTIEPNSTKEVEVVLTVPETLDPSNPVHTSMLFFTQLNPGDSVDEKGASIKVTVRMGVKVYHAKENTDGEISIVDFKANKDAQNNKFVELEFKNTGKIWTEGKILWSLFNYKTGKTTELSEEEFYTLPKDVRKVSKQLDPKLTAGQYTISAQILYGKNETIQLAEMDFEI from the coding sequence ATGAAGAAACTATTAACTTTTTTCGCATCTATTTTAACTTATACAACATTTGCTCAAGCTGGCTTAACCGTTTCTCCAGGTAAATTATATTTTTATGAAAATAGTAAAATTCCTGTTACACAAAAAGTTAGTATAACAAATCCTACAACAAAAACTCTAGAAATTGGTGTTTCGATAAACGATTGGAATTATGATAAATCAGGCTCAAATCATATTGCGGATTTTAATACTTTAAAGGAATCTTGTTCGCCTTGGATTCAAATTACACCAAATACTTTTTTTACAATTGAACCAAATTCGACAAAAGAAGTAGAAGTGGTTTTAACCGTTCCTGAAACTTTGGACCCGAGTAATCCTGTTCACACAAGTATGTTATTTTTTACACAATTAAACCCAGGTGATTCTGTAGATGAAAAAGGAGCTTCTATCAAAGTAACTGTCAGAATGGGTGTGAAAGTTTATCATGCTAAAGAAAATACAGATGGCGAAATTTCTATTGTAGACTTCAAAGCAAATAAAGATGCGCAAAACAATAAATTTGTAGAATTAGAATTTAAAAATACAGGTAAAATTTGGACCGAAGGCAAAATTTTATGGTCGCTTTTTAACTACAAAACAGGAAAAACAACAGAGCTTTCTGAAGAAGAATTTTATACGTTACCAAAAGATGTAAGAAAAGTTTCTAAACAATTAGACCCAAAACTTACTGCGGGTCAATACACCATTTCTGCACAAATTTTATATGGTAAAAATGAAACAATTCAGCTTGCTGAAATGGATTTTGAAATATGA
- a CDS encoding ThiF family adenylyltransferase, with protein MAVWQERAELLFKAEGIETLKNSNVLVVGLGGVGSFAAEFLARAGVGNMTIVDGDIVDITNINRQLPALHSTVGMPKIKVVGDRLMDINPELNLIRIEEFISPERAHEIVTKEFDYVLDCIDSVTPKLNLIIAAKRKGVKVISNMGAGGKMLASKVVVKDIAKTDVCPLAKVIRKRLRKEGIKSGVKAVFSTEKPDESSLKMTDGTNFKKSFFGTNSWMPALFGLHAAETVIKHLVKKEK; from the coding sequence ATGGCTGTTTGGCAAGAAAGAGCAGAATTATTATTTAAAGCAGAAGGAATCGAAACCTTAAAAAATTCGAACGTATTAGTTGTTGGATTAGGTGGAGTAGGTTCATTCGCTGCCGAATTTTTGGCGCGCGCCGGAGTAGGAAATATGACCATTGTTGATGGTGATATTGTTGATATAACCAACATTAATCGTCAATTACCAGCCTTGCATTCTACAGTTGGAATGCCAAAAATCAAAGTTGTAGGTGATCGTTTAATGGACATCAATCCAGAATTGAATTTAATTCGAATCGAAGAATTTATTTCGCCTGAACGCGCACACGAAATTGTAACCAAAGAATTCGATTACGTTTTAGATTGCATCGATAGCGTTACCCCAAAATTGAATTTGATTATTGCAGCTAAACGTAAAGGTGTAAAAGTAATCAGTAACATGGGAGCTGGCGGCAAAATGTTAGCAAGTAAAGTTGTGGTTAAAGATATTGCTAAAACCGATGTTTGTCCGTTGGCAAAAGTAATTCGTAAGCGTTTGCGTAAAGAAGGAATCAAATCAGGAGTTAAAGCTGTTTTTTCTACTGAAAAACCAGATGAGAGCAGTTTAAAAATGACCGATGGAACCAACTTTAAAAAATCGTTTTTCGGAACCAACAGTTGGATGCCCGCTTTATTTGGACTTCACGCTGCCGAAACCGTGATTAAACATCTTGTCAAAAAGGAAAAGTAA
- a CDS encoding TatD family hydrolase: MKYNIHTHQFSNRKDVIELVNQFPTDLDLSLPNFTVGIHPWYIDFDNLDRDLETINQALQHPNCKALGECGLDKRIETSLENQISVFKAQLLLAEKHKKAVILHCVSAYQEVIEIKKEMKISVPLIIHGFSKNSQVAQSLYKNGFYLSFGKYLLRNPELSNVFKEVPTKYLFLETDMIEETIDQVYAKATSILNHDVEQIIEQNYIRVFNRD, encoded by the coding sequence ATGAAATATAACATTCATACACATCAATTTTCAAATCGAAAAGATGTAATAGAATTGGTTAATCAATTTCCAACCGATTTAGATTTATCATTGCCGAATTTCACAGTCGGAATCCATCCTTGGTATATTGATTTCGACAATTTAGACCGAGATTTAGAGACAATTAATCAAGCATTACAACATCCAAACTGTAAAGCTTTAGGCGAATGTGGTTTAGATAAACGAATTGAAACATCTTTAGAAAACCAAATTTCGGTATTTAAAGCGCAATTATTACTTGCCGAGAAACATAAAAAAGCTGTAATTTTGCACTGCGTTTCAGCTTATCAAGAAGTGATTGAAATCAAAAAGGAGATGAAAATTTCGGTTCCGTTGATTATTCACGGATTTTCTAAGAATAGTCAAGTAGCTCAAAGTTTGTATAAAAACGGATTTTATCTTTCGTTCGGAAAATATTTGCTTCGTAATCCAGAACTTTCAAATGTTTTTAAAGAAGTTCCAACCAAATATCTTTTTCTTGAAACCGATATGATCGAAGAAACGATTGATCAAGTTTATGCAAAAGCAACATCGATTTTAAATCATGATGTAGAACAAATAATAGAACAAAATTACATAAGAGTTTTTAACCGCGATTAA
- the pstA gene encoding phosphate ABC transporter permease PstA, with amino-acid sequence MQFKTNKLSSVIEWGSLLLSTAIVCFFIVVIIWEIFSKGFSVLSWEFTTMVPKEGMTSGGILTPIIGTVLLTLITSAFAVPFGICCAIYLNEYAENTWVTRTIRAAIRNLSGVPSIIYGLFGLALFVQALNFGTSLVAAGLTLGLLSLPYIITTTEEALKRIPNSTREAALAVGATKFETIKDVVIPSAMSGILTGIVLTLSRAAGETAPILFTGAAFYINGSSGYVNQEFMALPYHLYMLSTQHQSIDQVRPIAYGTALVLVVVVFLLNLTAFYIRYKFRKDEN; translated from the coding sequence ATGCAGTTTAAAACAAATAAATTATCAAGCGTTATTGAATGGGGTTCCCTTTTACTAAGTACTGCAATAGTTTGCTTTTTTATTGTAGTCATTATTTGGGAAATTTTTTCTAAAGGATTTAGCGTTTTATCATGGGAATTCACGACCATGGTACCTAAAGAAGGAATGACTTCCGGAGGAATTTTAACTCCGATAATCGGAACCGTATTACTTACTTTAATCACATCTGCTTTTGCAGTTCCTTTCGGAATTTGTTGTGCGATTTACTTAAACGAATATGCTGAAAATACTTGGGTCACAAGAACCATCCGTGCAGCCATTCGTAACTTATCTGGAGTTCCTTCAATCATTTACGGTTTATTCGGATTAGCGCTTTTTGTACAAGCTTTAAATTTTGGAACATCATTAGTTGCAGCTGGATTAACTTTAGGATTATTATCACTTCCGTACATCATCACAACAACAGAAGAAGCTCTAAAACGAATTCCAAATAGTACAAGAGAAGCAGCATTAGCAGTTGGAGCAACAAAATTCGAAACCATTAAAGATGTAGTAATTCCATCTGCAATGTCTGGGATTTTAACTGGAATTGTTTTAACATTATCTAGAGCTGCAGGAGAAACTGCTCCCATTTTATTTACCGGAGCTGCTTTCTATATCAACGGTTCGTCTGGTTATGTAAACCAAGAATTCATGGCTTTACCTTACCATTTATATATGTTATCTACACAACATCAATCTATCGACCAAGTAAGACCAATTGCCTATGGTACGGCATTAGTTTTAGTCGTTGTTGTGTTCTTATTAAACCTTACCGCATTTTATATTCGTTATAAATTCAGAAAAGATGAAAACTAA
- a CDS encoding helix-turn-helix domain-containing protein: MNELLSLSNPRGYISSKATYLTENDQHITQYNDVYQILWVKKGTVKISLSHLSKVLEPNDCIFLGKNEMFRLTASESYELHYIQFTEDFYCINESDRIFLSRCSYFNNTESINFLKLEPQYIKFVENYAGMLNKFLTEPFSEINNLLAKNTIERILLFTLSMDLQHFQSFNSKKFLPYQIKLINKFNELIKNNIKRERSVAFYANSLDLDTNKMKEMCKSVYGITPKKFIAIACINEAKTLLKHTNMSIKEISYELNFEDVSNFIRFFITATSISPSKYRESLTSNELKSI, from the coding sequence ATGAATGAATTACTAAGTTTATCAAATCCTAGGGGCTATATTTCTTCAAAAGCAACTTACCTCACAGAAAATGACCAACACATTACTCAGTATAATGATGTTTATCAAATTTTATGGGTAAAAAAAGGCACAGTTAAAATTTCACTTTCGCATTTAAGTAAAGTTTTAGAACCCAACGATTGTATTTTCTTAGGAAAAAATGAAATGTTTCGACTTACAGCTTCTGAAAGTTATGAGCTTCATTACATTCAATTTACGGAAGATTTTTATTGCATTAATGAATCTGATCGTATTTTTTTGAGCAGATGTTCTTATTTTAATAATACAGAATCAATAAATTTTTTAAAACTAGAACCTCAATACATTAAATTTGTTGAGAATTATGCTGGTATGTTAAACAAATTTTTAACTGAACCTTTTTCTGAAATCAATAATTTATTGGCAAAAAATACCATTGAAAGAATTTTACTTTTTACTCTTTCTATGGATTTACAGCATTTTCAATCCTTTAACTCAAAAAAATTCTTACCCTATCAAATTAAGCTAATTAACAAATTCAATGAGTTAATTAAAAATAATATCAAACGTGAAAGATCAGTTGCTTTTTATGCAAATTCACTTGATCTTGACACAAATAAAATGAAAGAAATGTGTAAATCTGTTTATGGGATTACACCTAAAAAATTCATAGCTATCGCTTGTATTAACGAAGCAAAAACACTTCTCAAACATACTAATATGAGCATCAAAGAGATTTCATATGAATTAAATTTTGAAGATGTGAGTAACTTTATTCGCTTTTTTATAACAGCGACAAGCATTTCACCTTCAAAATACAGAGAAAGCTTGACTTCAAATGAATTGAAAAGTATTTAA
- a CDS encoding DUF1684 domain-containing protein: MKQFFYLLFCLPMFTIAQNNLESTQKYQSELISFYNNPETTPLDLEEQKNFKGISFFDIDEKFIVEAELELLKKQKPFLMPSTGKIKQEYKKYGILHFEIDGKKLQLVVYQNIALSKRKGYEKHLFLPFYDLTSGESTYGGGRYLDVEIPESNQMIIDFNQAYNPYCAYSARYSCPITPEENFLDIEIKAGVTYPKDEI; encoded by the coding sequence ATGAAGCAATTTTTTTATTTATTATTTTGCTTACCAATGTTTACCATTGCACAAAATAATTTAGAATCGACTCAAAAATATCAATCTGAATTAATTTCATTTTATAACAATCCAGAAACAACGCCTTTAGATTTAGAAGAACAAAAGAATTTTAAAGGAATTTCTTTTTTTGATATTGATGAAAAATTTATTGTTGAAGCAGAGCTTGAATTACTAAAAAAACAAAAGCCGTTTTTAATGCCTTCAACTGGTAAAATCAAACAAGAATATAAAAAATATGGTATTTTACATTTTGAAATCGATGGTAAAAAGCTTCAATTAGTTGTTTATCAGAATATCGCATTGAGTAAACGTAAAGGTTATGAAAAGCATTTGTTTTTACCATTTTACGATTTAACAAGTGGCGAATCAACTTATGGTGGAGGACGTTATTTAGATGTCGAAATTCCAGAATCAAACCAAATGATTATCGATTTTAACCAAGCTTATAATCCGTATTGTGCATATTCAGCTCGTTATTCTTGTCCAATTACTCCAGAAGAAAATTTTTTAGATATCGAAATAAAAGCTGGAGTTACTTATCCAAAAGATGAAATATAA
- the pstC gene encoding phosphate ABC transporter permease subunit PstC — protein sequence MNYKSRITLDIIFKVVFKATGYLVLALLGGIFAMLVYNSISFFLDVKPLDFITGMEWAPTAKTPKYGMLPLILSTTLVTFGAMIIAIPIGVGTASYIAIYAKPRVKNILKPTIEMLAAIPSVVIGFLGIVVLSPGIADLADLPNGLNALNGAILLAVMALPTIITVAEDAIHAVPNAYKEASYGVGATRWQTLRKVIIPAAAPGIITAIMLGVGRAIGETMTVLMATGNAALMPTGMFDSVKTMTATIAIEMGEVPYQTTHYYALYAIATVLFFMTLFANIVGEFFINRFRKYHAV from the coding sequence ATGAATTATAAATCTCGAATTACCTTAGATATTATATTCAAAGTAGTTTTTAAAGCTACCGGATATTTAGTTTTAGCTTTACTTGGCGGAATATTTGCCATGTTAGTCTACAATTCAATTTCTTTCTTCTTAGATGTAAAACCATTAGATTTTATCACCGGAATGGAATGGGCACCAACTGCCAAAACTCCAAAATACGGAATGCTTCCATTAATTTTAAGTACCACATTAGTAACTTTTGGAGCGATGATAATTGCCATTCCAATTGGAGTTGGAACCGCATCATACATTGCCATTTATGCCAAACCAAGAGTCAAAAATATTTTAAAACCGACAATTGAAATGTTAGCAGCGATTCCATCTGTTGTTATTGGATTCTTAGGAATTGTGGTTTTAAGTCCTGGAATTGCAGATTTAGCGGATTTACCAAATGGATTAAATGCTTTAAACGGAGCTATTTTATTAGCAGTAATGGCGTTACCAACGATAATCACTGTGGCTGAAGATGCGATTCATGCAGTCCCAAACGCATACAAAGAAGCAAGTTACGGAGTTGGTGCAACACGTTGGCAAACTTTACGTAAAGTAATTATTCCGGCGGCGGCTCCTGGTATCATCACAGCAATTATGTTGGGAGTTGGACGTGCTATCGGAGAAACAATGACTGTCTTGATGGCAACCGGAAATGCAGCTTTAATGCCAACCGGAATGTTCGATTCAGTTAAAACCATGACAGCGACGATTGCTATTGAAATGGGTGAAGTTCCATACCAAACCACACACTATTATGCGCTTTATGCCATAGCAACTGTACTTTTCTTCATGACTTTATTTGCAAATATTGTTGGAGAATTTTTTATTAACCGATTCAGAAAATATCATGCAGTTTAA